The Pan troglodytes isolate AG18354 chromosome 1, NHGRI_mPanTro3-v2.0_pri, whole genome shotgun sequence genome includes a region encoding these proteins:
- the MRTO4 gene encoding mRNA turnover protein 4 homolog isoform X2, which translates to MRNSKLKDIRNAWKHSRMFFGKNKVMMVALGRSPSDEYKDNLHQVSKRLRGEVGLLFTNRTKEEVNEWFTKYTEMDYARAGNKAAFTVSLDPGPLEQFPHSMEPQLRQLGLPTALKRGVVTLLSDYEVCKEGDVLTPEQARVLKLFGYEMAEFKVTIKYMWDSQSGRFQQMGDDLPESASESTEESDSEDDD; encoded by the exons ATGAGGAACAGCAAGCTGAAGGACATCCGGAACGCCTGGAAGCACAGCCG GATGTTCTTTGGCAAAAACAAGGTGATGATGGTGGCCTTGGGTCGGAGCCCATCTGATGAATACAAAGACAACCTGCACCAG GTCAGCAAAAGGTTGAGGGGTGAGGTGGGTCTCCTGTTCACCAACCGCACAAAGGAGGAGGTGAATGA GTGGTTCACGAAATACACAGAAATGGACTACGCCCGAGCTGGTAACAAAGCAGCTTTCACTGTGAGCCTGGATCCAGGGCCCCTGGAGCAGTTCCCCCACTCCATGGAGCCACAGCTCAGGCAGCTGGGCCTGCCCACCGCCCTCAAGAGAG GTGTGGTGACTCTGCTGTCTGACTACGAGGTGTGCAAGGAGGGCGATGTGCTGACCCCAGAGCAGGCTCGCGTCCTG aagctttttgggtATGAGATGGCTGAATTCAAGGTGACCATCAAATACATGTGGGATTCACAGTCGGGAAGGTTCCAGCAGATGGGAGACGACTTGCCAGAGAGCGCATCTGAGTCCACAGAAGAGTCAGACTCAGAAGATGATGACTGA
- the MRTO4 gene encoding mRNA turnover protein 4 homolog isoform X1, whose protein sequence is MPKSKRDKKVSLTKTAKKGLELKQNLIEELRKCVDTYKYLFIFSVANMRNSKLKDIRNAWKHSRMFFGKNKVMMVALGRSPSDEYKDNLHQVSKRLRGEVGLLFTNRTKEEVNEWFTKYTEMDYARAGNKAAFTVSLDPGPLEQFPHSMEPQLRQLGLPTALKRGVVTLLSDYEVCKEGDVLTPEQARVLKLFGYEMAEFKVTIKYMWDSQSGRFQQMGDDLPESASESTEESDSEDDD, encoded by the exons ATGCCCAAATCTAAGCGCGACAAGAAAG tctCCTTAACCAAAACTGCCAAGAAAGGCTTGGAATTGAAACAAAACCTGATAGAAGAG CTTCGGAAATGTGTGGACACCTACAAGTACCTTTTCATCTTCTCTGTGGCCAACATGAGGAACAGCAAGCTGAAGGACATCCGGAACGCCTGGAAGCACAGCCG GATGTTCTTTGGCAAAAACAAGGTGATGATGGTGGCCTTGGGTCGGAGCCCATCTGATGAATACAAAGACAACCTGCACCAG GTCAGCAAAAGGTTGAGGGGTGAGGTGGGTCTCCTGTTCACCAACCGCACAAAGGAGGAGGTGAATGA GTGGTTCACGAAATACACAGAAATGGACTACGCCCGAGCTGGTAACAAAGCAGCTTTCACTGTGAGCCTGGATCCAGGGCCCCTGGAGCAGTTCCCCCACTCCATGGAGCCACAGCTCAGGCAGCTGGGCCTGCCCACCGCCCTCAAGAGAG GTGTGGTGACTCTGCTGTCTGACTACGAGGTGTGCAAGGAGGGCGATGTGCTGACCCCAGAGCAGGCTCGCGTCCTG aagctttttgggtATGAGATGGCTGAATTCAAGGTGACCATCAAATACATGTGGGATTCACAGTCGGGAAGGTTCCAGCAGATGGGAGACGACTTGCCAGAGAGCGCATCTGAGTCCACAGAAGAGTCAGACTCAGAAGATGATGACTGA